A single genomic interval of Bradyrhizobium sp. AZCC 1693 harbors:
- a CDS encoding GlcG/HbpS family heme-binding protein: MALLFKQAWGIVSRAIAAGERDSVKIAAVVVDQGGHVVAAARMDDVGFMSGLQAIRKAVASATFGAPTHAVASFASGDPALVAALHAESAINILPGGLPIIADGICVGALGVAGGHYAQDQAVAEAALADASVHK; encoded by the coding sequence GTGGCGTTATTGTTCAAGCAAGCTTGGGGCATCGTCTCGCGCGCGATCGCGGCCGGGGAACGCGATAGCGTCAAGATCGCTGCCGTGGTCGTCGATCAAGGCGGGCATGTGGTGGCTGCCGCGCGCATGGATGACGTGGGCTTTATGAGCGGCCTTCAGGCAATCCGCAAGGCGGTCGCCAGCGCCACATTTGGTGCCCCTACGCATGCGGTCGCCAGTTTTGCATCCGGCGACCCCGCCCTCGTGGCCGCGCTGCATGCGGAATCCGCCATCAATATTCTTCCCGGCGGCCTGCCGATCATCGCTGACGGTATCTGCGTTGGCGCGCTTGGCGTGGCCGGTGGACACTACGCCCAGGATCAGGCCGTCGCCGAGGCCGCGCTCGCCGATGCCAGCGTACACAAATAG